Proteins encoded by one window of Alteriqipengyuania lutimaris:
- a CDS encoding eS6 family ribosomal protein: MNPFHVNKLHSRLNVSYPASGCQKLFEVTDEHKLRIFYEKRMGSEVEADALGDEWKGYIVRIAGGNDKQGFPMKQGVLTNGRVRLLLSKGHSCYRPRRDGER, translated from the coding sequence CTGAATCCATTTCATGTAAATAAATTACATTCAAGGCTCAACGTATCGTATCCGGCATCAGGATGCCAAAAATTATTCGAAGTTACTGATGAGCATAAGCTTCGAATATTCTATGAGAAACGCATGGGATCTGAAGTTGAAGCAGATGCATTGGGTGATGAATGGAAGGGTTATATTGTCCGTATTGCCGGCGGTAATGATAAACAAGGCTTTCCAATGAAGCAGGGTGTGCTGACGAATGGTCGTGTGCGTCTGCTGCTATCTAAGGGACATTCATGCTATAGACCTCGACGAGATGGAGAAAGG